A region from the Aegilops tauschii subsp. strangulata cultivar AL8/78 chromosome 5, Aet v6.0, whole genome shotgun sequence genome encodes:
- the LOC109778567 gene encoding alpha,alpha-trehalose-phosphate synthase [UDP-forming] 6: protein MASRSYSNLLELAGGADRDQPLPSLGQPRIPRVMTASGIVPGLDRSDAPADAAASVASDDQPDQPPRERTIIVANQLPIRACRGADGAWEFSWDQDSLLRQLKEALRAHQGRAHMDFVYIGGLRDDIPAEEQDKVALELYDRFRCVPAFLPDDLRSRFYHGFCKQQLWPLFHYMLPLSPELGGRFDRDLWKAYLSVNKIFTDKIMEVINPEEDFVWVHDYHLMLLPTFLRKKFNRVRLGFFLHSPFPSSEIYKTLPVREEVLRALLNADLIGFHTFDYARHFLSCCSRMLGMKYESQRGYIGLEYYGRTVTVKILPVGIHLMQLQAVLNLPETGLKVAELMKEFPDRHRIMMLGVDDMDIFKGISLKLLAFEELLTQHPEYRGKVVLVQIANPARGKGKDVKEVQDESYAMVKRINEAFGQPDYQPVILIDRPLHFYERMAYYVVAECCLVTAVRDGMNLIPYEYIIARQGNEKIDRILGLSPSTRKKSMLVVSEFIGCSPSLSGAIRVNPWNIESVAEAMDKALHTGEGEQALRHEKHHKFVSTHDVGYWANSFLQDLARTCQDHNKRRCWGIGFGLRFRVVALDTSFKKLAAEQLISAYRKASTRAILLDYDGTLMPESSFRKMPSSKTINMLNSLCRDEKNLVLIASTKTRATLSEWFSACEDLGLAAEHGYFIRLERDAEWETCGPATDFSWKQIAEPVMKTYTETTDGSIIEDKETAIVWCYKDADRDFGSCQAKELHDHLESVLSNEPVSVKADLNYVEVKPQGVSKGLVAKRMLSTMQELGLQPDFILCVGDDRSDEDMFEVITTAVDGPYLSPSATVFACTIGQKPSKAKYYLDEPADIKRMIRALASVSDQELALEEGEELEEGEDPPYPFLAGDGTSSDDTWLD, encoded by the exons ATGGCGTCGAGATCCTACTCCAACCTCttggagctcgccggcggcgctGACCGCGACCAGCCGCTGCCGTCCCTCGGGCAGCCACGCATACCGCGGGTGATGACGGCGTCTGGCATTGTGCCCGGCCTTGACCGCTCCGACGCCCCCGCTGACGCTGCCGCCTCGGTGGCCTCCGACGACCAACCCGACCAGCCGCCGCGGGAGCGCACCATCATCGTGGCCAACCAGCTGCCCATCCGCGCCTGCCGCGGCGCCGACGGCGCCTGGGAGTTCTCCTGGGACCAGGACAGCCTCCTGCGGCAGCTCAAGGAGGCTCTGCGCGCGCACCAGGGCCGCGCCCACATGGACTTCGTCTACATCGGCGGCCTGCGCGACGACATCCCGGCGGAGGAGCAGGACAAGGTCGCGCTCGAGCTCTACGACCGCTTCCGCTGCGTGCCCGCCTTCCTGCCGGACGACCTCCGCTCCCGCTTCTACCACGGCTTCTGCAAGCAGCAGCTGTGGCCACTGTTCCATTACATGCTGCCACTGTCGCCCGAGCTCGGCGGCCGCTTTGACCGCGACCTGTGGAAGGCCTACCTGTCCGTCAACAAGATCTTCACCGACAAGATCATGGAGGTGATCAACCCCGAGGAGGACTTCGTCTGGGTGCACGACTACCATCTCATGCTCCTGCCCACCTTCCTGCGCAAGAAATTCAACCGTGTCAGGCTGGGCTTCTTCCTGCACAGCCCGTTCCCATCATCGGagatctacaagaccctgccggtGCGCGAGGAGGTGCTCCGGGCGCTGCTGAATGCCGACTTGATTGGGTTCCACACATTTGATTATGCCAGGCATTTCCTCTCATGCTGCAGCAGGATGCTGGGAATGAAATACGAGTCGCAGAGGGGATACATTGGACTGGAGTATTATGGACGGACTGTCACTGTCAAGATACTGCCGGTGGGGATACATTTGATGCAGCTGCAGGCAGTGCTCAACCTCCCGGAGACCGGGCTCAAGGTCGCCGAGCTTATGAAGGAGTTCCCTGATCGTCACCGCATCATGATGCTTGGTGTGGATGACATGGACATATTTAAAGGCATCAGTCTGAAGCTTCTGGCATTTGAGGAGCTCTTGACGCAGCATCCAGAGTATCGAGGAAAGGTGGTGCTGGTACAGATTGCCAATCCGGCGAGGGGGAAGGGAAAGGATGTGAAGGAGGTACAGGATGAGAGCTATGCCATGGTGAAGCGCATCAATGAGGCATTTGGGCAGCCAGATTACCAGCCAGTCATATTGATCGACAGGCCACTGCACTtctatgagaggatggcatactATGTTGTTGCTGAGTGCTGCTTGGTGACCGCGGTGAGGGATGGCATGAATCTTATACCATATGAGTACATCATTGCTAGGCAAGGGAATGAAAAGATTGACAGGATCCTGGGTCTCAGCCCTTCCACAAGGAAGAAGAGCATGCTTGTCGTGTCGGAGTTCATTGGCTGCTCGCCCTCCCTGAGTGGCGCGATTCGGGTGAACCCTTGGAACATTGAGTCAGTGGCCGAGGCAATGGACAAGGCCTTGCACACAGGTGAAGGTGAGCAGGCGCTGAGGCACGAGAAGCATCACAAATTTGTGAGCACACATGATGTCGGATACTGGGCAAACAGCTTCCTGCAGGATCTGGCGAGGACTTGCCAAGACCATAACAAGAGGCGCTGCTGGGGCATAGGATTTGGGCTAAGGTTCAGGGTTGTGGCCCTTGATACGAGCTTCAAGAAGCTCGCGGCTGAGCAGCTCATCTCAGCCTACCGGAAGGCAAGCACGCGTGCCATTCTCTTGGACTATGATGGTACGCTCATGCCTGAGTCATCGTTTCGTAAGATGCCGAGCTCCAAAACAATAAACATGTTGAACAGCCTCTGTCGCGATGAGAAGAACTTGGTCCTAATCGCAAGCACAAAGACCCGGGCGACCTTAAGTGAATGGTTCTCAGCATGTGAGGACCTAGGCCTTGCTGCTGAGCATGGCTACTTCATCAG GCTGGAAAGAGATGCAGAATGGGAGACATGCGGCCCGGCAACAGACTTCAGCTGGAAGCAAATCGCGGAGCCGGTGATGAAGACCTACACCGAGACAACGGACGGGTCGATCATCGAGGACAAGGAGACAGCAATCGTGTGGTGCTACAAGGACGCCGACCGTGATTTTGGATCTTGCCAGGCCAAGGAGCTCCATGATCACCTGGAGAGTGTCCTCTCCAACGAGCCGGTATCAGTCAAAGCTGACCTGAACTATGTTGAGGTGAAGCCACAG GGTGTGAGCAAGGGCCTGGTGGCGAAGCGGATGCTGTCGACAATGCAGGAGCTGGGGCTCCAGCCTGACTTCATCCTCTGCGTCGGGGATGACCGCTCCGACGAGGACATGTTCGAGGTGATCACCACCGCGGTGGACGGCCCCTACCTGAGCCCTTCCGCGACGGTCTTCGCCTGCACCATTGGCCAAAAGCCCAGCAAGGCCAAGTACTACCTGGACGAACCCGCCGACATCAAGCGCATGATCCGGGCCCTCGCGAGCGTCTCTGACCAGGAGCTGGCGCTGGAGGAGGGCGAAGAGCTGGAGGAGGGCGAAGACCCTCCTTACCCTTTCCTTGCCGGCGACGGCACCAGCAGCGACGACACCTGGCTGGACTGA